In one Natronosalvus amylolyticus genomic region, the following are encoded:
- the nadA gene encoding quinolinate synthase NadA translates to MVTMETTALDTELSLFKYDTLEQLPANYRELEEADRTQRIEAALEELGDDVVILGHNYQRREIVEHADFVGDSYQLSVEAAESDAEYVIFGGVTFMAESADIITDDDQTVILPSMEASCPMAGMAEALQVDAAWAEITAAAPDSDIIPITYMNSYADLKAFCASQGGLVCTSSNAHRAFEWAFDRGDKVLFLPDKHLGENTAHRLGMEEQMATWDPWDPEGKDPEAVAEADIICWDGYCQVHERFRVEHVEEIREENPDARVIVHPECRREVVEAADKAGSTAEICRTVEEADPGDTWAIGTEIHLTRHLQRWHPDVEVLPLCGDACMDCNAMRQIDPNYLTWVLEELVAGRERNVIEVAPEEKELAKVALERMLEV, encoded by the coding sequence ATGGTAACAATGGAAACGACGGCGCTGGATACCGAACTCAGCCTGTTCAAATACGACACGCTCGAGCAGCTCCCGGCGAACTATCGCGAGCTCGAGGAGGCCGACCGAACGCAGCGAATCGAGGCCGCACTCGAGGAACTGGGCGACGACGTGGTTATTCTCGGGCACAACTATCAGCGCCGGGAGATCGTCGAACACGCCGATTTCGTCGGTGACTCCTACCAGCTCTCGGTCGAGGCGGCCGAAAGCGACGCGGAGTACGTGATCTTTGGCGGGGTGACGTTCATGGCCGAATCTGCCGACATCATCACGGACGACGACCAGACCGTGATCTTGCCGAGCATGGAGGCCTCCTGTCCGATGGCGGGTATGGCCGAGGCCCTCCAGGTCGACGCCGCCTGGGCCGAAATCACGGCGGCGGCCCCCGATTCGGACATCATCCCGATTACGTACATGAATTCGTATGCCGACTTGAAGGCGTTCTGTGCGAGCCAGGGCGGGCTCGTCTGTACCTCCTCGAACGCCCACCGCGCATTCGAATGGGCGTTCGACCGCGGCGACAAAGTCCTCTTCTTACCGGACAAACATCTGGGGGAGAACACGGCCCACCGCCTCGGGATGGAAGAACAGATGGCGACCTGGGACCCGTGGGACCCCGAGGGGAAGGACCCCGAAGCGGTCGCCGAGGCCGACATCATCTGCTGGGACGGCTACTGCCAGGTCCACGAACGCTTCCGCGTCGAACACGTCGAGGAAATTCGGGAGGAGAACCCCGACGCTCGGGTTATCGTTCACCCCGAGTGCCGTCGCGAAGTCGTCGAAGCGGCGGACAAAGCCGGCTCGACGGCCGAAATCTGTCGCACCGTCGAGGAGGCAGACCCCGGCGACACCTGGGCAATCGGCACCGAAATCCACCTGACGCGACACCTCCAGCGCTGGCACCCCGACGTCGAGGTCCTCCCGCTGTGTGGCGATGCCTGTATGGACTGCAACGCCATGCGCCAGATCGACCCCAACTACCTGACCTGGGTGCTCGAGGAACTCGTCGCTGGCCGAGAGCGAAACGTCATCGAGGTCGCTCCCGAAGAGAAGGAACTGGCGAAGGTCGCCCTCGAGCGAATGCTGGAGGTCTAA
- a CDS encoding L-aspartate oxidase, with protein MAETPDTADVLVVGTGIAGCAAALAAARQGADVLVLTKASRPEDASTDWAQGGISTTRGEPATLKTDILEASDGTADPDAIDTLVEHADTAVEDVLLETLEIEFDETDDGEFDYTREAAHSDSRILHVDAATGTHILRPFLAHLEGLDTVDIRDDTAVLELLTHEGRVHGVLTDASETGQPVFAGTTVLATGGIGSLYARSTNPAGSTGDGIAMAALAGAEVADLEYVQFHPTAYASDGATRSSERGSGPMNEALPSNEREPTFLLSEALRGEGAVLRNADGKRFMPDVHPDAELAPRDVVARAVASERDRTGEVALDVSPLAFESEFPNLAEKCRQQGVEGDAIPVAPCEHFLCGGIAVDGHGRTTLDRLYAVGECARTGVHGANRLASTSLLEGLVWGLRAGEHAASLEVDPEPIEAPDLRNSDPELPPGFAAEKFTRLQQTMDDALGLERDPDEVARAGAVFRRLKGEVDAYRRTRTSRDLYELRNACVTALLVARAAAENPDSIGCHHVVDTARDGLAGHAR; from the coding sequence ATGGCGGAGACACCCGATACCGCTGACGTCCTCGTCGTCGGTACGGGCATCGCCGGCTGTGCGGCCGCCCTCGCAGCGGCACGCCAGGGAGCCGACGTTCTCGTTCTCACCAAAGCGTCCCGACCCGAGGATGCGAGTACTGACTGGGCCCAGGGCGGCATCTCGACCACCCGGGGCGAGCCTGCCACGTTGAAAACGGATATCCTCGAGGCCAGCGACGGGACGGCCGACCCGGACGCCATCGACACGCTGGTCGAACACGCCGATACGGCCGTCGAGGACGTACTGCTCGAGACCCTCGAGATTGAATTCGACGAAACGGACGACGGCGAGTTCGACTACACCCGTGAGGCGGCCCACTCCGACTCGCGCATCCTGCACGTCGATGCCGCCACAGGTACACACATCCTTCGCCCCTTCCTCGCCCATCTCGAGGGCCTCGATACCGTCGACATCCGAGACGATACCGCCGTACTCGAGTTGCTCACCCACGAGGGGAGGGTCCACGGCGTGCTGACCGACGCGTCCGAGACGGGACAGCCGGTGTTCGCCGGAACGACCGTCCTCGCCACCGGCGGAATCGGTTCGCTTTATGCGCGGTCGACCAATCCTGCCGGGTCGACCGGCGACGGCATCGCCATGGCCGCACTCGCCGGGGCCGAGGTCGCCGACCTCGAGTACGTGCAGTTTCATCCGACGGCGTACGCGAGCGATGGGGCCACCCGCTCGAGTGAGAGAGGCTCGGGTCCAATGAACGAGGCGCTCCCCTCGAACGAGCGCGAACCCACGTTCTTGCTCTCGGAAGCACTTCGGGGCGAGGGTGCAGTGCTCCGAAACGCCGACGGTAAGCGATTCATGCCCGACGTCCACCCCGACGCCGAACTCGCCCCACGGGACGTGGTCGCTCGAGCGGTCGCCAGCGAGCGCGACCGAACTGGCGAGGTCGCCCTCGACGTCTCACCGCTCGCCTTCGAGAGCGAATTCCCGAATCTGGCCGAGAAATGCCGCCAGCAGGGAGTTGAAGGCGACGCTATCCCGGTCGCCCCGTGTGAACACTTCCTCTGTGGCGGGATTGCCGTCGACGGCCATGGTCGAACGACACTCGACCGACTGTACGCCGTTGGGGAATGTGCCCGGACGGGCGTCCACGGCGCGAACCGACTCGCGAGTACGAGCCTGCTCGAGGGCCTTGTCTGGGGGCTTCGGGCGGGCGAACACGCAGCCTCGCTCGAAGTCGATCCCGAGCCAATCGAGGCACCCGACCTGCGCAACAGCGACCCCGAACTCCCGCCGGGATTTGCCGCCGAGAAGTTCACCCGACTGCAACAAACTATGGACGACGCACTCGGCCTCGAGCGCGACCCCGACGAGGTTGCTCGAGCAGGGGCCGTCTTCCGCCGTCTCAAAGGCGAGGTCGACGCCTACCGGCGGACGCGAACGTCTCGAGACCTCTACGAACTCCGGAACGCCTGTGTCACGGCCCTGTTGGTCGCTCGAGCGGCGGCTGAGAACCCCGATTCGATCGGGTGTCATCACGTCGTCGATACGGCCCGAGACGGGCTCGCCGGCCACGCGCGCTGA
- a CDS encoding 3-keto-5-aminohexanoate cleavage protein has product MGYDDYLAGEPVIITAALTGGVHGKEANPAIPETPAEIGEAAAAAEAAGAAVVHLHARRDTGERAFSTERFQAVTDAVRERTDDVIIQHSTGGTGAPLSVRRQPLQTDPAPEIASLDMGPLNRYDHLTSENPRGMVDELYDEMSERGIKPELEVFNDGHLNEVGGLLERRDLEEPVYATLIFGGGTLSPPHPRNLLNAIENLPEGALFNTLGFGPHQLPLTTMGLLVGGHVRVGLEDNVYYRRGDLAESNAQLVARTARLAAELERPVATPAQARTILEL; this is encoded by the coding sequence ATGGGGTACGACGACTACCTCGCTGGCGAGCCGGTGATCATCACGGCTGCGCTGACCGGCGGCGTCCACGGGAAGGAGGCCAACCCGGCGATTCCCGAAACGCCCGCGGAGATCGGGGAGGCTGCCGCAGCAGCCGAAGCCGCGGGCGCAGCTGTCGTCCACCTCCATGCTCGGCGTGACACCGGCGAACGCGCGTTCTCGACCGAACGGTTTCAGGCGGTGACGGACGCGGTCCGCGAACGGACCGACGACGTCATTATCCAGCACTCGACCGGCGGCACGGGTGCGCCGCTGTCGGTCCGTCGGCAACCGCTTCAAACCGATCCGGCTCCCGAGATAGCTTCGCTCGATATGGGGCCGCTCAACCGCTATGACCACCTGACGAGCGAAAATCCGCGCGGAATGGTCGACGAACTGTACGACGAAATGTCAGAGCGCGGTATCAAACCCGAACTCGAGGTGTTCAACGACGGTCACCTCAATGAGGTCGGTGGCTTACTCGAGCGCCGTGACCTCGAGGAACCGGTGTATGCGACACTTATCTTCGGAGGCGGGACGCTCTCGCCACCGCACCCGCGAAATCTCCTCAACGCAATCGAAAACCTGCCCGAGGGGGCGCTGTTCAACACGCTCGGGTTCGGCCCGCATCAGTTGCCGTTGACGACGATGGGGCTGCTCGTGGGCGGTCACGTCCGCGTGGGCCTCGAGGACAACGTCTACTACCGACGCGGCGACCTCGCCGAGAGTAACGCCCAGCTGGTCGCTCGGACGGCCCGACTGGCAGCGGAACTCGAGCGACCGGTCGCAACGCCAGCGCAGGCACGAACAATTCTCGAGTTGTAG
- a CDS encoding transposase, which translates to MSEECKTLEAYLAPPTQHKQRKLHDEHARYESLLRRSFNNECDTMSAVNEVVSGEDLNWHSKNALKQYVPNLLDAGTYGATQLADDHPIRYANTAAVFDVDENRHHEICWEVPLPGRGTNFWIPLQLNPEQEDWWHPLIDDDDECVWAGEIRLQRDGTRWVLHVTANYEVEANHSCSCESDDVTPVGFDVGESKLLVGCALRDDTPVDPLFVDGGCVRHLRQKQASAEDRLKQRYASNLLDDLVWGTWQDAIEDKIEKASTRAVEYASQFENPIIVLEYLDGITDEDLGKYWNRRLGKWLFSRLQSRIEEKAAERGISVEYVYPHHTSKTCHACQHIGYRPHQGTFKCTNEECWVSEYQADLNAAANIANRLNPWGESLPWKSAGDDSLRSGGQWQAHEDTSPREGLPSERRASDDKVSSSSPSVEAGAKPETGDAHTS; encoded by the coding sequence ATGAGCGAAGAGTGCAAGACACTCGAAGCGTATCTTGCCCCACCCACTCAGCACAAACAGCGCAAGCTCCACGACGAACACGCCCGATACGAATCATTGCTCCGTCGCAGTTTCAACAACGAATGCGACACGATGAGTGCCGTTAACGAGGTCGTCAGCGGTGAAGACCTCAACTGGCACTCGAAAAATGCACTCAAACAATACGTTCCCAACTTGCTCGATGCGGGCACGTATGGCGCGACGCAACTCGCAGACGATCATCCAATTCGCTACGCGAACACCGCAGCCGTCTTCGACGTTGATGAAAACCGCCACCACGAAATCTGCTGGGAGGTTCCCCTTCCCGGTCGCGGGACGAACTTTTGGATTCCACTCCAACTGAACCCCGAGCAAGAAGACTGGTGGCATCCACTCATCGACGACGATGATGAGTGCGTGTGGGCGGGCGAGATTCGCCTGCAACGCGACGGGACTCGCTGGGTGTTGCACGTCACCGCGAACTACGAAGTCGAAGCAAATCACTCGTGTTCGTGTGAAAGTGACGACGTAACGCCCGTCGGGTTCGACGTGGGCGAGTCGAAACTCTTGGTGGGCTGTGCCCTCCGAGACGACACGCCCGTCGACCCGTTGTTCGTGGATGGAGGTTGCGTCCGACACCTCCGACAAAAACAAGCCTCTGCCGAAGACCGCTTGAAACAGCGGTATGCCTCAAACCTCTTGGACGACCTCGTGTGGGGTACGTGGCAAGACGCCATCGAAGACAAAATCGAGAAAGCTTCCACACGAGCCGTTGAATACGCCTCCCAGTTCGAGAACCCGATTATCGTCCTCGAATATCTCGACGGTATCACGGACGAGGACCTCGGGAAGTACTGGAATCGGCGCCTCGGCAAATGGCTGTTCTCTCGGTTACAGTCACGTATCGAGGAGAAGGCAGCGGAACGCGGTATTTCTGTGGAATACGTGTATCCGCATCACACGTCGAAGACGTGTCACGCTTGCCAACACATCGGGTACAGGCCGCATCAGGGCACGTTCAAGTGTACGAACGAGGAGTGCTGGGTGTCGGAGTATCAGGCGGATTTGAACGCAGCAGCGAATATAGCCAATCGGTTGAATCCGTGGGGAGAGAGTCTGCCTTGGAAATCGGCAGGCGATGACTCGCTACGGAGTGGGGGCCAGTGGCAGGCCCACGAAGACACGTCACCGAGGGAGGGACTCCCGTCCGAGAGGCGGGCTTCCGATGACAAGGTTTCGTCTAGCTCACCATCGGTGGAAGCGGGGGCGAAGCCGGAGACCGGTGACGCGCACACGTCTTGA
- a CDS encoding redoxin domain-containing protein: MLETGAVAPSFTRPGVVGGEIRQLSLDETIDDSGVVLLAFYPADFSPMCTEELCSLRDIDLFSLQPNVRILGLSTDTAYSHRRFAREFDLGFPLVSDNDGTIAEAYDVLEETGLHGHRRIAQRAVFVLDPDRTVRYAWAADDSSEMPDLEAVRDAIEGVSDEETALGRYRVAFEWYLEGRTAYHEGYDAFETEDWLTAESAFETASESLTDALEAFDAARRYTESERVGAIAEDANERATTRRNAAKWFARAATHYSRGEVDQGEDYRNDAERQHDSLTAGDEPPTAEDIEALADIEGA, from the coding sequence ATGCTCGAGACAGGTGCGGTTGCACCATCGTTTACCCGACCCGGCGTCGTTGGCGGCGAGATTCGCCAGCTATCGCTGGACGAAACCATCGACGACAGCGGGGTCGTTCTCCTCGCGTTCTATCCGGCTGACTTTAGTCCGATGTGTACCGAAGAGCTGTGTTCATTGCGCGATATCGACCTCTTTTCGCTCCAGCCCAACGTGCGAATCCTGGGGTTGTCGACCGACACCGCCTACAGCCACCGGCGATTTGCCCGGGAGTTCGACCTGGGGTTTCCGCTGGTCTCGGACAACGACGGTACCATCGCCGAAGCATACGACGTCCTCGAAGAGACCGGCCTCCATGGCCATCGCCGCATTGCACAGCGAGCCGTATTCGTCCTCGACCCCGACCGTACCGTCAGGTACGCCTGGGCTGCCGACGACAGCAGCGAAATGCCCGACCTCGAGGCCGTTCGGGACGCCATCGAGGGAGTTTCCGACGAGGAGACAGCACTCGGCCGGTACCGCGTCGCCTTCGAATGGTATCTCGAGGGTCGAACCGCCTACCACGAAGGGTACGACGCGTTCGAAACCGAAGACTGGCTCACCGCAGAAAGCGCGTTCGAAACCGCCAGCGAATCCTTGACGGATGCCCTCGAGGCGTTCGACGCGGCACGCCGGTACACCGAAAGCGAACGGGTTGGCGCGATTGCGGAGGACGCCAACGAACGGGCGACCACCCGTCGAAACGCGGCCAAGTGGTTCGCTCGCGCGGCGACACACTACAGCCGTGGCGAGGTCGACCAGGGGGAGGACTATCGGAACGACGCCGAACGCCAACACGACTCGCTGACCGCGGGTGACGAACCGCCAACGGCCGAAGACATCGAGGCCCTCGCCGATATCGAGGGAGCGTAA